One Nicotiana sylvestris chromosome 12, ASM39365v2, whole genome shotgun sequence genomic window carries:
- the LOC104242272 gene encoding beta-glucosidase 12-like: MAIKGSIVNPVELAFLCTFVIFANCIASTSINRNSFPDGFLIGASSSAYQYEGAAYEDGKGPSIWDNFTHKFPGKISEGNNGDVGDNFYHMYKDDVKLMKFVGLDAFRFSISWSRILPRGKLSGGVNKEGIAFYNNLINELLSNGIQPFVTIYHWDLPQTLEDEYSGFLSPLVVNDFVNFAELCFKEFGDRVKHWITMNEPYIFTNGGYDSGNSAPGRCSPWQSNACANGNSATEPYVVAHHLILCHAATVSLYKEKYQESQKGEIGITLVSQWLVPYSNSELDIKAAQRYIDFMYGWFMDPLVYGKYPSIMRTIVGERLPNFTREQAKMVKGSFDFIGLNYYTSNYAAHLPPTNNINVSSATDPHVHVTGERDGVPIGDPTAVSFFFDYPKGLRDLLVYTKEKYNDPTIYITETGLADRKNVMKDAIKDRQRVNFYRGHLLAAQEAIELGVKVNGFFAWSFLDTFEWTDGYKLRFGMCYVDYTDGLKRYPKYSALWFRKHFHKEAFKLHYRPRRMSSWIPRILRSYM, encoded by the exons ATGGCAATAAAAGGATCTATAGTAAATCCAGTAGAGTTAGCTTTTCTCTGCACATTTGTAATATTTGCCAATTGCATCGCCTCTACTTCGATAAATCGCAATAGTTTTCCCGATGGTTTTTTGATTGGTGCATCATCTTCTGCCTATCAA TATGAAGGTGCAGCATATGAAGATGGTAAAGGACCTAGTATTTGGGATAATTTCACTCACAAATTTCCAG GAAAAATATCAGAGGGAAATAACGGGGATGTAGGAGACAACTTTTATCATATGTATAAG GATGATGTTAAGCTCATGAAGTTTGTGGGGTTGGATGCTTTCAGATTTTCAATCTCATGGTCAAGAATATTACCTC GTGGCAAGTTAAGTGGAGGAGTCAACAAGGAAGGCATTGCATTTTATAACAATCTCATCAATGAACTTCTATCTAATG GTATACAACCATTTGTGACTATATATCACTGGGATCTTCCGCAAACACTAGAAGACGAGTATAGCGGCTTTCTGAGCCCTCTCGTTGT AAATGATTTTGTGAACTTCGCGGAACTTTGCTTCAAAGAATTCGGAGATAGAGTGAAGCATTGGATCACTATGAATGAGCCTTATATTTTTACAAATGGTGGCTATGACTCAGGAAATTCTGCGCCTGGTCGATGTTCCCCTTGGCAATCCAATGCTTGTGCTAACGGAAACTCCGCAACTGAGCCTTATGTTGTTGCACACCATTTGATTCTTTGTCACGCTGCCACAGTAAGTCTATACAAAGAGAAATACCAAGAATCTCAAAAGGGAGAGATAGGAATAACACTTGTGTCTCAATGGTTGGTACCATATTCCAATAGTGAACTTGATATCAAAGCAGCGCAAAGATACATTGACTTCATGTACGGATG GTTCATGGATCCATTGGTGTATGGAAAATATCCTTCAATTATGCGTACAATTGTGGGAGAAAGGTTACCGAATTTTACACGGGAGCAAGCTAAGATGGTGAAAGGGTCCTTTGACTTCATAGGACTAAATTACTACACCTCAAATTATGCAGCTCATCTCCCTCCCACAAACAATATTAATGTCAGCAGTGCAACAGACCCTCATGTCCACGTTACAG GTGAAAGAGATGGAGTACCTATTGGGGATCCT ACTGCAGTGAGCTTTTTCTTTGACTATCCAAAAGGACTTCGAGATCTTCTAGTCTACACGAAGGAAAAGTACAATGACCCAACCATTTATATTACAGAGACTG GACTGGCTGATCGTAAGAATGTAATGAAAGATGCCATAAAGGATCGTCAGAGAGTGAACTTTTATCGTGGCCACCTTTTGGCAGCTCAAGAAGCCATAGA GCTTGGTGTGAAGGTTAATGGTTTCTTTGCCTGGTCATTTCTTGATACATTTGAATGGACTGACGGTTACAAGTTAAGATTTGGAATGTGCTATGTGGATTACACTGATGGATTAAAGAGATACCCCAAATATTCAGCTCTTTGGTTCAGAAAACACTTTCACAAGGAGGCTTTTAAACTTCACTATCGTCCTAGGCGTATGAGTTCATGGATTCCACGCATCTTGCGTTCATACATGTGA